A window from Vanessa cardui chromosome 21, ilVanCard2.1, whole genome shotgun sequence encodes these proteins:
- the LOC124539009 gene encoding proclotting enzyme-like isoform X1 — protein sequence MACPIGLGKCSTVDIVIGILFLTSQARCQYQAVHQVSYMQSPGPPMSSYLQSGHPPWHQFSSPRKRSPDIQTYYNGPYNQPHAYNQNPFQMQGSQNFQDFPQTYNSQSSSADQIDSETRGNANDGRLLSESAFTRISETLGAINTVGHYLIDMVNENERNETDPNLKQLPQALYTISKNVLGRNVTDKIAPIVKKALPKVLPDAPITRIATADVKPNDSKGCTTPEGEQGVCEDLSNCPQLLLNLVSLRESLCFKDLFVPGVCCPKDAVVASTQAIEKPVVSTTSKPTYLVPVTTQRPTQKPTTTKKPSAILVLTTKKPRPQTTSTARPTTTSTTRAPSTTSYYTVTSPIIANYSNIVDINDCGQREDEGGRIVGGTEAKPGAWPWMAAIYLHGNKRREFWCGGTLVGPKHVLTAAHCTRDSKQRPFPARQFSVRLGDVDLSRDDEPSRPVTLRVTAVRAHEQFSRVGYYNDIAVLVLGENVQKSKYVIPICLPRGDLAREQFARSVATVVGWGTTRYGGSESSRQLEARLPVWKNEDCDRAYFQPITDTFLCAGYPRGGVDACQGDSGGPLMLQANGHWTQIGVVSFGNKCGEPGYPGVYTRVTHYLNWLQQNLI from the exons gTATTTTATTCCTGACATCACAAGCACGATGCCAGTATCAAGCTGTCCACCAGG TGTCCTACATGCAATCTCCGGGACCTCCGATGAGCTCATATCTTCAATCCGGTCATCCGCCTTGGCATCAGTTTTCCTCACCAAGGAAAAGATCACCTGACATCCAAACTTATTACAATGGGCCCTACAATCAACCACATGCGTATAACCAGAACCCGTTCCAAATGCAAGGATCACAAAACTTCCAAGATTTTCCCCAAACATATAATAGCCAATCATCATCAGCTGATCAAATAGACTCGGAGACAAGAGGTAACGCCAATGATGGCAGACTTCTGTCTGAATCAGCATTCACCAGAATATCAGAAACTCTTGGAGCAATCAATACAGTAGGACATTACCTCATAGATATGGTTAATGAGAATGAAAGAAATGAAACCGACCCTAACTTGAAACAACTCCCACAGGCTCTTTATACAATCAGCAAGAACGTTCTCGGGAGAAATGTTACTGATAAAATCGCCCCAATAGTTAAAAAAGCGTTACCCAAAGTTTTACCAGATGCCCCAATAACAAGGATAGCAACAGCAGACGTTAAACCTAATGACAGTAAAGGATGTACAACCCCTGAAGGAGAACAGGGTGTCTGCGAAGATCTGAGTAACTGTCCACAGTTACTTTTAAATCTTGTAAGCCTTCGTGAATCATTATGTTTTAAAGATCTCTTTGTTCCTGGCGTGTGTTGTCCAAAAGACGCTGTTGTTGCTTCAACACAAGCAATAGAAAAACCAGTAGTAAGCACAACAAGTAAACCTACGTACTTAGTACCAGTGACAACTCAGCGACCGACGCAAAAGCCTACAACTACTAAGAAACCTTCGGCTATACTTGTTTTGACGACTAAGAAACCGAGACCGCAAACAACTAGTACTGCTAGACCAACAACAACTTCTACTACTAGAGCCCCGTCAACAACCAGCTATTACACTGTCACTTCTCCAATCATTGCCAATTATTCGAACATTGTGGACATTAACG atTGTGGTCAGAGGGAAGACGAAGGCGGTCGCATAGTCGGCGGCACGGAGGCCAAGCCGGGCGCTTGGCCGTGGATGGCTGCCATATACCTGCATGGAAATAAACGCCGAGAATTCTGGTGTGGTGGCACCCTGGTCGGACCGAAGCACGTGCTGACCGCTGCGCATTGTACGAGAGATTCCAAACAGAGACC TTTCCCAGCCCGCCAGTTCAGTGTGCGTCTGGGTGATGTGGATCTGTCGCGTGACGATGAACCCTCTCGGCCAGTGACGCTGCGCGTGACGGCGGTGCGGGCGCACGAACAGTTCTCGAGGGTCGGCTACTACAACGACATCGCTGTGCTTGTGCTGGGTG AGAACGTTCAAAAATCGAAGTACGTGATACCCATCTGCCTGCCACGTGGTGATCTCGCCCGCGAACAGTTCGCGCGCTCAGTGGCCACGGTGGTCGGCTGGGGCACCACGCGCTACGGCGGCTCGGAGAGCTCGCGCCAGCTGGAAGCGCGGCTGCCTGTCTGGAAGAACGAAGACTGCGACCGAGCTTACTTCCAGCCCATCACGGACACCTTCCTGTGCGCCGGCTACCCGCGGGGCGGGGTTGACGCGTGTCAG GGTGATTCTGGAGGTCCACTCATGCTTCAAGCTAATGGCCATTGGACCCAAATCGGTGTGGTGTCCTTCGGTAACAAGTGTGGTGAACCTGGCTATCCCGGCGTCTACACCAGAGTCACGCACTACTTGAACTGGCTGCAACAGAACCTAATATAA
- the LOC124539009 gene encoding proclotting enzyme-like isoform X2, with amino-acid sequence MQSPGPPMSSYLQSGHPPWHQFSSPRKRSPDIQTYYNGPYNQPHAYNQNPFQMQGSQNFQDFPQTYNSQSSSADQIDSETRGNANDGRLLSESAFTRISETLGAINTVGHYLIDMVNENERNETDPNLKQLPQALYTISKNVLGRNVTDKIAPIVKKALPKVLPDAPITRIATADVKPNDSKGCTTPEGEQGVCEDLSNCPQLLLNLVSLRESLCFKDLFVPGVCCPKDAVVASTQAIEKPVVSTTSKPTYLVPVTTQRPTQKPTTTKKPSAILVLTTKKPRPQTTSTARPTTTSTTRAPSTTSYYTVTSPIIANYSNIVDINDCGQREDEGGRIVGGTEAKPGAWPWMAAIYLHGNKRREFWCGGTLVGPKHVLTAAHCTRDSKQRPFPARQFSVRLGDVDLSRDDEPSRPVTLRVTAVRAHEQFSRVGYYNDIAVLVLGENVQKSKYVIPICLPRGDLAREQFARSVATVVGWGTTRYGGSESSRQLEARLPVWKNEDCDRAYFQPITDTFLCAGYPRGGVDACQGDSGGPLMLQANGHWTQIGVVSFGNKCGEPGYPGVYTRVTHYLNWLQQNLI; translated from the exons ATGCAATCTCCGGGACCTCCGATGAGCTCATATCTTCAATCCGGTCATCCGCCTTGGCATCAGTTTTCCTCACCAAGGAAAAGATCACCTGACATCCAAACTTATTACAATGGGCCCTACAATCAACCACATGCGTATAACCAGAACCCGTTCCAAATGCAAGGATCACAAAACTTCCAAGATTTTCCCCAAACATATAATAGCCAATCATCATCAGCTGATCAAATAGACTCGGAGACAAGAGGTAACGCCAATGATGGCAGACTTCTGTCTGAATCAGCATTCACCAGAATATCAGAAACTCTTGGAGCAATCAATACAGTAGGACATTACCTCATAGATATGGTTAATGAGAATGAAAGAAATGAAACCGACCCTAACTTGAAACAACTCCCACAGGCTCTTTATACAATCAGCAAGAACGTTCTCGGGAGAAATGTTACTGATAAAATCGCCCCAATAGTTAAAAAAGCGTTACCCAAAGTTTTACCAGATGCCCCAATAACAAGGATAGCAACAGCAGACGTTAAACCTAATGACAGTAAAGGATGTACAACCCCTGAAGGAGAACAGGGTGTCTGCGAAGATCTGAGTAACTGTCCACAGTTACTTTTAAATCTTGTAAGCCTTCGTGAATCATTATGTTTTAAAGATCTCTTTGTTCCTGGCGTGTGTTGTCCAAAAGACGCTGTTGTTGCTTCAACACAAGCAATAGAAAAACCAGTAGTAAGCACAACAAGTAAACCTACGTACTTAGTACCAGTGACAACTCAGCGACCGACGCAAAAGCCTACAACTACTAAGAAACCTTCGGCTATACTTGTTTTGACGACTAAGAAACCGAGACCGCAAACAACTAGTACTGCTAGACCAACAACAACTTCTACTACTAGAGCCCCGTCAACAACCAGCTATTACACTGTCACTTCTCCAATCATTGCCAATTATTCGAACATTGTGGACATTAACG atTGTGGTCAGAGGGAAGACGAAGGCGGTCGCATAGTCGGCGGCACGGAGGCCAAGCCGGGCGCTTGGCCGTGGATGGCTGCCATATACCTGCATGGAAATAAACGCCGAGAATTCTGGTGTGGTGGCACCCTGGTCGGACCGAAGCACGTGCTGACCGCTGCGCATTGTACGAGAGATTCCAAACAGAGACC TTTCCCAGCCCGCCAGTTCAGTGTGCGTCTGGGTGATGTGGATCTGTCGCGTGACGATGAACCCTCTCGGCCAGTGACGCTGCGCGTGACGGCGGTGCGGGCGCACGAACAGTTCTCGAGGGTCGGCTACTACAACGACATCGCTGTGCTTGTGCTGGGTG AGAACGTTCAAAAATCGAAGTACGTGATACCCATCTGCCTGCCACGTGGTGATCTCGCCCGCGAACAGTTCGCGCGCTCAGTGGCCACGGTGGTCGGCTGGGGCACCACGCGCTACGGCGGCTCGGAGAGCTCGCGCCAGCTGGAAGCGCGGCTGCCTGTCTGGAAGAACGAAGACTGCGACCGAGCTTACTTCCAGCCCATCACGGACACCTTCCTGTGCGCCGGCTACCCGCGGGGCGGGGTTGACGCGTGTCAG GGTGATTCTGGAGGTCCACTCATGCTTCAAGCTAATGGCCATTGGACCCAAATCGGTGTGGTGTCCTTCGGTAACAAGTGTGGTGAACCTGGCTATCCCGGCGTCTACACCAGAGTCACGCACTACTTGAACTGGCTGCAACAGAACCTAATATAA
- the LOC124538784 gene encoding protein unc-50 homolog, giving the protein MMKYSTSPTPSTSFPRSTSPLPAPANYQPTTASASVKRYKYMRRLFKFNQMDFEFAAWQMVYLFVAPQKVFRNFNYRKHTKSQFARDDPAFLVLLSVWLFLSSICFALAMGLDWSQLALFVLFVVFVDFIGAGIIVSTIFWYVSNKYLAVDGAGGDVEWGYAFDVHINAFFPPLSLLHCFQILLFNNLLVHGGFLSCLVSNSFWLASIIYYLYITFLGYSNLPMIKNARVFLLPLPALVLAFFGTLIANWNLSHMLMNFYHYRVL; this is encoded by the exons atgatgaaatacTCTACATCACCTACACCTTCGACCAGCTTTCCTCGGAGTACATCTCCTCTGCCTGCTCCAGCAAATTACCAGCCAACAACGGCCAGTGCATCAGTCAAACGATACAAATACATGAGacgtttgtttaaatttaatcaaatggaCTTTGAATTTGCTGCTTGGCAAATGGTTTATCTCTTCGTGGCACCACAGAAAGTATTCAGGAATTTTAACTATAGAAAAC ATACAAAGTCACAATTTGCGAGAGATGATCCTGCCTTTTTAGTGCTCTTAAGTGTATGGCTATTTC TGTCATCAATCTGCTTCGCTCTTGCGATGGGCTTGGATTGGAGTCAGTTAGCACTATTTGTCttgtttgttgtatttgttGACTTCATCGGAGCTGGAATAATTGTATCCACCATATTTTG GTATGTAAGTAACAAGTACTTAGCGGTGGACGGCGCAGGAGGGGACGTGGAGTGGGGATATGCTTTCGATGTTCACATCAATGCATTCTTCCCACCGCTGTCCTTGCTTCATTGCTTTcagattttactttttaaca ATCTACTCGTCCATGGAGGTTTCCTGTCGTGTCTAGTGTCAAACTCATTTTGGCTcgcttcaataatatattacctCTACATAACGTTCCTTGGGTATAGCA ATTTACCAATGATCAAGAACGCTCGAGTATTTCTTCTGCCGCTACCAGCTCTAGTGTTGGCTTTCTTTGGCACGTTGATCGCAAACTGGAATCTAAGTCATATGCTTATGAACTTTTACCACTATAGAGTTCTTTAG
- the LOC124538717 gene encoding calcineurin-binding protein cabin-1-like — MIKISAFNVESEEESSSEEEITKEALQQIALQQYTKALDLHKKGNISEATQLLKDLLDTELLYDVKKTKDGETVSGPLFNLKYLCYKNLASMLNAAGETDAAIEAYTAASELDDTDVTLWYRLGLVCFQGKHYEMALHAFQKGIERNPRHWPCLDKIIILLLGLNYKEQCLATIHDALQLDPDYLRGIVYRRHIYTVYRHMREYMECINPIYKWNEEDEPIDEEKALKLLKEAEDIHESFIEQQKAETFKYMVPNLKLNKPITRLCWASVGESLVHMHKHMTKYCFSHACFIEIIYEKESEEVTKMDVCEELKSNSTESKEEDTTDKNTPETVADSVNNDLSDKEKPVTDNEKVESDIEMVPSEPVMENVSENKVQKKTSVRRRGSALISLEPWEWCKRKSNRKKPVKDTIYDTLRKMVPIALVPEIIQMNENQEKETSPEISDLNKLFEEKEKGGNDDDYFGTESEQKDVKSFINKYTENNKDIIDMLNDYINILAEKWRLKWPEDLLKIYAEANKCYRNHVDIPACTDENHQCLVQYTLANMLTEEIIVNEKLNIVSDEVPIHDLNVIESIEVILTLKPNIYPSIECLEMILRSLWLKLHIHILNKCEDLALECLYQLLSEFEAMGEHHDTYSLNLINFNYKPDINENEILEYITFLERNKKLSTVMDLYNQGNYEEVLSIIIESFDHCKTIAREQEEEMCLDFAVQLSLILDTYWALDKVECCFKWTLTCLHEALKHYFRYTSGSSDYEKWNLTVIKILKTMEHILATEGLACIETVTQKELSRGLEDLIRIIGHQVETKASDMPFDTVSPWIIMHYILQREEDQGRSRPVSEKDAIEYCDEVPNPLKVLFIAHDQLGAKHWCCKSDAKLLFFILDTVVPRLRSPSLAKSLEQINQYMEQCVFCLYGHKGKKKNYLKDHQATHLTLDWQRAQQLYEIFRPTALPELSGKLSAISADIETLFNRILSLLPSECDPSKYVVETEKYIKGTEDKLPLVPPLLPYKMKDIYFLLGDYHFKKEDYKMSIKYNTFDVVINNDRFISWAHIALAKAANLGNALKLYKNFNSEREFLNPAKSTIRCFKRSLELDTKTSEMWREYGNFVYIVHSFCSRLLKQASESLSMESFEALEKQKEDLLETTHKCFSIVEDLNRTDVDKSNEDNWLLYYMLGKVAEKQNKPPFVYLKFYLKGIRSLQEVGATYPTKINYNTPTHLSIKVLELHYRMHASILKYIEQHENKPIPLSVGKVFLNCIEEWQEGPFTRKPKKHNGVDNENEPKMDETQSIQAANILKRSVSDAGEDDTHEAKRLKMEAAAAKVRRSASYDTEHIGFKDSSIQNEGQIKDTKEITTIENVETNTEKDTNAEVPKSPKESDSKSEKPVHVDKKEETSSSSSSSSSSDSNSSESSSSSSSSSSGESDTSSKSSEDSKPLTDEEIMKIVSSSLDALEDCASRYTPHYKALYRLAHYHFYYKKGRDIERCRDLMLSTFISRSGHKMNGLFSERRNTNFFNNIWTMRNDEVARPGGFAFHMNRSVLLTLEILKEIDDHKTLLDLSLHLQRTPELDKKYLRDSDREDLAQQALSLCVQSLRGQLVKFSQQADLKSNEVERQALKSLMVDIYKAHQRAQKQLNSKQFTNLLVDAYKLISATPIAENVNLVEVSMKYCHSLLHTHKQQGIREANLEKTQNLHKKQSSKSVDSSKVIRTTTSQPKTDTKSQNATSGSGLPKISAHEMAAAFQNYVPMLNDPVLSQQAAAALSLSYLSNISALAGYTSYQNSLTSSIQTSLQNSFQAEFYRQFLGQSLSSYNMPQQKKKRGPKPSLNRSVSSGATQMKTTKPYSATTSVTKATPTPVITSLQKSTSNPITPSMGTVLSSLPASMTANLSSFGAKVSHANPHSVVPQAHMSTASTVSTSMHSKPPMPHQQVSPGKTLQEKLAERQKSMPSGKNAPQEISASISRLPPSLTITKTSVSKHPSDQGKKPEAKKSLSFSEIEVRPKPISSDEVIVLDDD, encoded by the coding sequence ATGATTAAAATATCAGCATTTAATGTTGAATCAGAAGAAGAGAGTAGCTCAGAAGAAGAAATAACAAAAGAAGCTTTACAACAGATAGCTTTACAGCAATATACTAAAGCTCTTGATTTGcataaaaaaggtaatatttCTGAGGCTACTCAACTTTTGAAGGATCTCTTGGACACTGAATTACTGTACGATGTCAAAAAAACGAAAGACGGTGAGACGGTATCGGGgcctttattcaatttaaagtatttgtGTTACAAAAATCTCGCGTCGATGCTAAACGCGGCCGGTGAAACTGACGCCGCTATAGAAGCTTATACAGCTGCTTCTGAACTGGACGACACAGATGTAACGCTCTGGTATCGCTTAGGATTAGTATGCTTTCAAGGAAAACACTATGAAATGGCACTTCATGCATTCCAAAAGGGAATTGAACGAAACCCGAGACATTGGCCTTGtcttgataaaattataatattattattaggctTAAACTATAAAGAGCAATGCTTAGCTACCATTCACGATGCTTTACAACTAGATCCAGATTATTTGAGAGGTATTGTTTATAGAAGACACATATACACTGTTTATAGACATATGAGAGAATATATGGAATGTATAAATCCTATTTATAAATGGAACGAAGAAGATGAGCCAATTGATGAAGAGAAAGCATTGAAGTTACTGAAGGAAGCAGAAGACATACATGAATCATTCATTGAACAACAAAAAgctgaaacatttaaatatatggtCCCTAATTTAAAGTTGAATAAGCCAATTACGAGATTGTGTTGGGCTTCCGTTGGTGAGTCTCTAGTTCATATGCATAAACATATGACCAAGTACTGTTTTAGTCATGCatgtttcattgaaattatttatgaaaaagaaaGTGAAGAAGTTACAAAAATGGATGTTTGTGAAGAATTAAAATCTAATTCAACGGAAAGTAAAGAAGAAGATACAACAGATAAAAATACTCCAGAGACAGTAGCAGACagtgtaaataatgatttatcagATAAGGAAAAACCAGTAACTGACAATGAAAAAGTGGAAAGTGACATAGAAATGGTGCCTTCAGAGCCAGTCATGGAGAATGTTTCAGAAAATAAAGTCCAAAAGAAAACATCTGTGAGACGAAGAGGTAGTGCCTTAATATCTCTAGAACCATGGGAGTGGTGCAAACGTAAATCCAATCGTAAGAAACCCGTAAAAGATACTATCTATGACACACTGCGTAAAATGGTACCCATAGCTTTGGTTCCtgaaattattcaaatgaatGAAAATCAAGAGAAAGAAACATCTCCTGAAATaagtgatttaaataaattatttgaagaaaAAGAGAAAGGTgggaatgatgatgattattttgGTACTGAAAGTGAACAAAAAGATGTAAaaagtttcattaataaatatacggagaataataaagatataattgacatgttaaatgattatataaatattttagccgAGAAGTGGAGATTAAAATGGCCCGAGGATCTGTTGAAGATATATGCAGAGGCAAATAAGTGTTATAGAAATCATGTTGATATTCCCGCGTGTACAGATGAAAACCATCAGTGCTTAGTACAATATACTTTAGCTAATATGCTTACGGAGGAGATTATTgtcaatgaaaaattaaatatagtttcagATGAAGTGCCTATACATGATTTGAATGTAATTGAATCTATAGaagtaatattaacattaaaacctAACATATATCCTAGCATTGAATGCTTGGAGATGATTCTTCGATCTCTTTGGCttaaattacatattcatatattaaataagtgtGAAGATTTAGCTCTGGAGTGTTTGTATCAGCTTCTGAGTGAATTTGAAGCAATGGGAGAACACCACGATACATATAGTTTGAATCTTATCAACTTTAACTATAAACCtgatattaatgaaaatgaaatcttagaatatataacatttttagagAGGAATAAGAAACTATCAACAGTAATGGATCTGTATAACCAAGGGAACTATGAAGAAGTATTGAGCATTATAATTGAGTCATTTGATCATTGCAAGACCATTGCCCGGGAACAAGAAGAGGAAATGTGCTTAGATTTTGCTGTCCAGCTGTCCCTCATACTGGACACATACTGGGCTCTGGATAAAGTGGAATGCTGTTTTAAATGGACTCTGACATGCCTACACGAGGCCCTCAAGCATTATTTTCGTTATACATCTGGGTCATCTGATTATGAAAAATGGAATcttactgtaattaaaatattaaaaactatggaACATATACTTGCCACTGAGGGTTTGGCGTGCATAGAAACGGTGACCCAAAAAGAGCTAAGTAGAGGACTGGAAGATTTAATCAGAATAATTGGTCATCAAGTGGAAACAAAGGCATCTGATATGCCATTTGATACAGTATCTCCTTGGATTATAATGCACTACATTTTACAAAGGGAAGAAGATCAAGGAAGAAGCAGGCCTGTCTCGGAGAAAGATGCGATTGAATATTGTGATGAAGTTCCTAATCCTTTGAAAGTTTTGTTCATAGCTCATGATCAGCTAGGAGCAAAACATTGGTGTTGTAAATCAGACGCAAAActtctttttttcattttggaCACGGTCGTACCACGTCTCCGATCACCGTCACTTGCCAAATCTTTAGAGCAAATTAATCAGTACATGGAACAGTGTGTCTTTTGTCTATACGGTCATAAGggcaaaaaaaagaattatctcAAAGACCACCAAGCCACACATCTTACATTGGATTGGCAAAGAGCTCAAcagctgtatgaaatattccGACCGACGGCTCTGCCTGAATTGTCAGGAAAATTATCTGCAATTTCAGCGGATATCGAAACATTATTTAATCGTATTTTATCTTTGTTGCCATCAGAGTGCGATCCTTCCAAGTATGTTGTGGAAACGGAGAAATACATAAAAGGCACTGAGGACAAGCTACCATTAGTTCCCCCTTTATTGCCTTATAAAATGaaagatatatatttcttattaggtgactatcattttaaaaaagaagACTATAAAATGTCTATAAAGTATAACACGTTTGATGTTGTCATAAATAACGATCGCTTTATCTCTTGGGCTCATATAGCGCTCGCTAAAGCGGCTAATTTGGGCAATGCATTAAAGttgtacaaaaattttaatagtgaAAGAGAGTTCCTCAATCCTGCCAAATCAACAATACGATGTTTTAAACGTTCCTTGGAGTTGGATACTAAAACTAGCGAGATGTGGAGAGAGTATGgtaattttgtgtatatagtACATTCTTTCTGCTCGAGACTGTTAAAACAAGCTAGCGAGTCATTGAGTATGGAGAGCTTTGAAGCTCTCGAGAAACAGAAAGAAGATCTTTTGGAAACAACTCATAAATGTTTCAGTATCGTAGAAGATCTCAATAGAACTGATGTAGATAAATCGAACGAAGACAACTggttattgtattatatgttaGGAAAAGTGGCTGAAAAGCAAAATAAACCACCTTTTGTCtaccttaaattttatttgaaaggtatCAGAAGTTTGCAAGAAGTAGGAGCTACGTACCCGACGAAAATAAACTACAACACACCCACGCATCTCAGTATTAAAGTGCTAGAGTTGCATTACAGAATGCACGCGTCTATACTAAAGTACATTGAGCAACACGAAAATAAGCCAATACCGTTATCAGTGGgaaaggtatttttaaattgtatagaaGAATGGCAAGAAGGACCTTTTACTAGAAAACCTAAAAAGCATAATGGTGTGGACAATGAAAATGAGCCTAAGATGGATGAAACACAATCTATTCAAGCGGCTAATATACTCAAGCGTTCGGTTAGTGACGCGGGCGAAGATGATACACATGAAGCTAAGCGTCTGAAGATGGAGGCAGCTGCGGCAAAAGTAAGACGATCGGCTTCATATGACACTGAACATATTGGTTTTAAAGATTCATCTATACAAAACGAAGGGCAAATAAAGGATACTAAAGAAATTACTACGATTGAAAATGTTGAGACAAATACAGAAAAAGACACAAATGCTGAAGTACCAAAAAGCCCTAAAGAATCTGACAGTAAATCCGAGAAACCAGTACATGTCGATAAAAAAGAAGAGACTTCTAGTTCTTCTTCTTCATCGTCTTCGTCAGATTCAAACTCTAGTGAATCGTCttctagtagtagtagtagctcTAGTGGAGAATCTGATACTTCGAGTAAATCTTCTGAAGATTCGAAACCATTAACGGATgaagaaataatgaaaatagtatCTTCCAGTCTGGATGCCTTAGAAGACTGTGCAAGTCGGTATACGCCGCATTATAAGGCTTTATACAGGCTCGCACATTatcatttttactataaaaaggGTCGAGATATTGAACGGTGCAGAGATCTCATGCTATCGACTTTCATTTCAAGGTCAGGGCACAAAATGAATGGACTTTTTAGTGAGAGAAGAAACACAAacttctttaataatatttggacGATGCGAAATGATGAAGTGGCCAGGCCAGGTGGTTTTGCATTTCATATGAATCGTTCCGTATTACTTACATTAGAAATATTGAAAGAAATAGATGACCATAAAACTTTACTCGATTTAAGTTTGCATTTACAAAGAACACCAGAATTAGATAAGAAGTATTTAAGGGATTCTGATAGAGAGGACCTAGCGCAACAAGCGCTTTCATTGTGTGTTCAATCACTGAGGGGGCAATTGGTTAAGTTTAGTCAACAGGCTGATTTAAAGAGCAACGAGGTCGAAAGACAAGCCCTGAAAAGCTTAATGGTTGATATTTATAAAGCCCATCAGAGAGCACAAAAGCAATTAAATTCTAAACAATTCACTAATTTACTTGTCGATGCCTATAAGCTAATCAGTGCAACACCAATCGCagaaaatgttaatttagtTGAAGTAAGCATGAAATATTGTCATTCGTTACTTCACACACACAAGCAGCAAGGTATACGCGAGGCGAATTTGGAGAAAACTCAGAATTTGCATAAGAAACAAAGCAGTAAATCGGTTGACAGTTCTAAGGTCATTAGAACAACGACGAGTCAGCCGAAAACAGATACGAAGTCGCAAAATGCAACATCCGGCTCAGGTTTGCCCAAGATATCCGCACACGAAATGGCTGCAGCTTTCCAAAATTATGTGCCAATGTTGAATGATCCTGTTCTCTCCCAACAGGCCGCAGCGGCGTTGTCTTTATCTTATCTCAGCAATATCAGTGCCTTAGCCGGCTATACGTCTTATCAAAATAGTTTAACATCATCAATACAGACCTCACTTCAAAATTCATTCCAAGCTGAATTTTATCGGCAGTTTTTGGGACAGAGTTTGTCTTCTTATAATATGCCGCAACAAAAAAAGAAGCGTGGCCCGAAGCCTTCTTTAAACCGTTCCGTTTCAAGTGGAGCCACTCAAATGAAAACTACAAAACCTTATTCAGCTACAACTTCCGTTACCAAAGCCACTCCAACACCCGTGATAACTAGTCTTCAAAAATCTACGTCAAATCCAATAACTCCCAGCATGGGCACAGTTCTGTCATCATTACCTGCATCAATGACTGCGAATCTATCTTCGTTCGGGGCTAAAGTGTCGCATGCTAATCCTCACAGTGTAGTTCCTCAAGCGCATATGTCGACTGCATCTACAGTTTCAACATCGATGCATTCGAAGCCTCCGATGCCACATCAGCAAGTCAGCCCAGGGAAAACGTTGCAGGAGAAATTGGCGGAAAGACAAAAAAGTATGCCTTCAGGGAAGAATGCTCCTCAAGAAATTAGCGCATCAATAAGCAGGCTTCCGCCTTCCTTGACGATAACTAAGACGTCTGTGTCGAAACATCCGTCGGATCAAGGCAAGAAGCCTGAAGCTAAGAAGTCTTTATCATTCAGTGAAATAGAAGTACGGCCAAAGCCTATATCCTCGGATGAAGTGATTGTGCTCGATGACGATTAG
- the LOC124538718 gene encoding probable 28S ribosomal protein S26, mitochondrial produces MIPKNVLLKRSCPLIMQIAETHRKPRWLPVAKSKIYRIPKRPEVSEEERLELLRINNNYKTQMRAIRRFYHEEMINEKSSLQSASSEMSQRLEADEWEKCVQINEKWNAQVAAERKQRRKIELAAMEDYALKRIEAKDKEFKERIARASAEIRREKELSSTFITPDNLEAAIDYALANPVDYNYAIDLRGNIVSGRDTPIVKPEKKDQAVA; encoded by the exons atgataccCAAAAACGTATTACTAAAACGCTCGTGTCCATTAATAATGCAGATTGCGGAAACTCATCGTAAGCCGAGATGGTTGCCTGTAGCGAAGAGCAAAATATATCGTATCCCAAAACGGCCTGAAGTATCAGAAGAGGAGCGACTAGAGTTACTacgaataaacaataattataaaacccaAATGCGTGCAATACGACGATTTTATCACGAAgagatgataaatgagaagtcatCCCTACAGAGCGCCAGCTCAGAGATGTCTCAGCGATTGGAAGCGGATGAATGGGAAAAGTGCGtacaaattaatgaaaaatggaACGCACAAGTAGCTGCAGAGAGAAAACAAAGACGAAAAATAGAGTTGGCAGCGATGGAGGACTATGCACTCAAGAGAATCGAAGCAAAAGACAAGGAATTTAAGGAGAGAATAGCTAGAGCGTCAGCAGAAATAAGACGCGAAAAG gAATTAAGTTCAACATTCATAACACCAGATAATCTCGAAGCAGCCATAGATTATGCTCTAGCTAACCCAGTGGACTACAATTATGCTATTGATTTGAGAGGTAACATAGTATCTGGGAGAGACACACCAATTGTAAAACCAGAAAAGAAGGATCAGGCTGTTGCCTAA